The nucleotide window TCGGACGGCCGGATGGCGCTCGCCGACGTCCCCGATGCGGCCCGGACGGCCGACGTCGGCGTGGTCGCCATCACCGACCACGAACGCCTCCATCCGGAGCTGGAAACGCCGATCGACGACCTCGATGGCACGACGGCGATCCACGGCATCGAACTCCGCGTCGAGACCGAGAGCGGCCAGGTCGACCTGCTGGGCTACGGCGTGACCCCGACCGCGGAGCTCCGCACCGAGCTCGATCGGCTCCAGAACGATCGCATCGAGCGCGGCCGGGCGATCATCGACCGCGTCGAGGAGCGCCTCGACTGCGATCTCGCGCTCGAACCGACCGAGGGGATCGGTCGCCCACACATCGCCCGTGCCATCGCCCGCAGCGACGCCGACTACGACTACGAGGGCGCGTTCGCGGAGGTCATCGGCAACGACTGCCCCTGTTTCGTCGCGCGCGATCTCCCGACGTTCGAGCGCGGTGCGGCGCTGCTCGCCGACGCCTGTGGTGTGGTCTCACTCGCGCACCCGCTTCGCTACGGCGATCCAGCGGCCGCACTCGCGCTCGCGGCGTCCGATCACGTCGACGCCGTCGAGCGCTACTACGACTACGACCGACCGGTCGACATCGCGCCCGTCACGCGCGCGATCGAACGGCACGGACTGCTCGAAACCGGCGGCAGCGACGCCCACGACGACGTTCTGGGCCGGGCCGGACTCGATAGAGACGAGTACGACGCGTTCCGCGAACGGCTGGCCGCGTCGCTCCCCGAGGATGTGCCGCGACCGTGAGCCGGCTATCGCAAGCAAAGGACGGCGCGCGGTCGGGATAGCGGAGGGTTCAATGCCCGTCGCCACCAACCCCGGCTGATGCAGTGTCACTACTGCGACCGCGAGGCAGACGTCGCCGTCGAGAAGGACGCCCTGAAGGTCGGCCTCTGCCGCGAACACCTCCGCGAACGCCTGAGCGAACTCGCCGACGACGACGCCCTCGCCGGCTTGCAGGACGAGCTCGACATCGACCGCTCGGACCGCTGATTTTCACGATGATCCCGGTTTTCGCACCGCGAACAGCATCGCGTGAGCCACGTCGATGTCCTGTGGATCGGTGATGCCGTCGTCGAGCCGCCCGCGCGCCCGGAACGCGTAGATACCGGGGCCGACGTCGCCGAGGCGGAGCGGGCCGTCACCGGGCGATTCGTCGGGACTCTCCCCACCGATCCCGACCGTCCAGGTGTACGACTCGCCCGAACGGAGCGCGACCGGGTTGGCCTCGTCGGCGCTCGACCCGTTCGTGGGTGCGACGAGCCGCCAGCCCTCGTCGGTGAGCCGAGTCACGAGACCGCCCGAGATCACGTAGAAGGCCGCCCCGGAGCCGACGCGCTCGATCGTGAACTCGACGAGATCGGGCGGCGGATGCGCCTCGCGTTTCGAGGTAGTGTAGTTGATCGCCTTCGGCCCGTCGTCGTCTTCCCGATAGCAGATCGTGCGTTTCACCGCATCGAAGTCGAAGTTCTGGAACTTCGGGCAGTCGTACTGGCCGAGCGGTTTGGTGGGTGGAACGGGTTTCGGCGGCTCCTCCTCGTCGAGACCGAGCGTCGAGCGCACGCCGCCGAGACAGCCGGTCGTCGTGACCGCCGCGAGCGTGACGAGTGCGTCCCGACGTCGCATACCTGCCCTCTGGCAACCGGCTGCATAACCTCTCGGCCGGGCATACGCGGGTGCATATACGAGAGGAAGAAGCGAGAGGGAGGAAAGGCGAGAGGAGGAGACGAAAGGAGGTAAATAGAGACGAGAAGAGGAGAGTGGCGGATCGGGACAGCGACTATCAGTGCCGGCCACCACGACCCGCTCGATGCCCATCAACGAATCCGACGTCGACTGGAACGCGATCGGCCCCGACGACACCGGGTTCCGTCGGAAACAGCTCGGAGCAGCCGCCGGCGGCGACGATATCGGTTGTAGCCTCTACGAACTGCCGGCCGGTGAGCGAGCGTGGCCCTACCACTACCACACCAGAAACGAGGAGGCGCTGTACGTGCTCTCGGGAACCGCCACGCTGCGCCTCGACGACGAGGAAGAGGATCTCAGGCCAGGTACGTACGTCGCCCTCCCCACCGGTGCGGAGCACGCCCATCGCGTCGTCAACGACGGCGACGAGCCCGTGCGATATCTCGTGATCTCGACGATGGACGAACCGGACGTCGTCGGCTATCCCGATGCGGACGCGCTCGGGGTCTACGTCGGCACGCCACCCGGTGGCGACGAGGACGAGCGCGTACTCTCGGGGTTCTTCCACGAGGACGACGATATCGACTTCTGGGACGAGGTCGCCGACGACTGACCTTGCACTCGACGGCAGAAACGATAGCCCGTCACACGTCCTCTCTGTATCCGCGATGATGGACACCAACGACATCGACCCGGGAACGGACGTCTACGACGTCAACGGCGAGGAGGTCGGCACCGTCGCCGACGTCGAGAACGACACGGCGTACGTCGATCTCGACCCTGGACTTACCGACGAGGTGAAGGCGAATCTCGGCTTCGGCGACACCGACGACGACACCTATGCGCTGCGCGACGAGATGGTCGACACCGTCGACGACGACGGCGTCCATCTCCGAGGCACACACTGAACCGACGAACCGACGGTATTTTTCGCTCGCCGGCATCAAGGAGCAGTATGCCCGAACAGCCGCGACTCGTCTACGACGACGACTGTGGGTTCTGCACGTGGTGTGCCGACTGGGCCATCAGGAACGGTGATTTCGAGCCAGTCGGGTTTTCCGAACTCACGCCCGACGAGCAGCACCGCCTGCCCGACGAGTACGAGGACTGCGTCCATCTCATCGCCGACGAGACGGTCTACTCCTGCGGGAAGGCCACCGAAGAAGTCCTGCTGCGCATGGGGAAGCTCCCGACCGAACCGTTCACGTTCCTGAACGGGTTCGCCGACTACGAGCGACTCCGCGAGGACGTCTACCGGTTCGTCGCCGATCACCGCGACCAGTTGGGGAAGGTCGTGAGCGCCGACGCGCCGATACGGCGCTAACCGGGGCTGGTCCGGAACGAACGATTTTCCGTCAGAGTGAGCGCTCGGGATCGCCGTGGTGGAGCATGTCGCTCGCGATGCGCTCGAACAGGTCGGCGTCGATCTCGCGCACGACCCGTGTTCGGGGCTCGCCGTCCGTGATACCATGGACGTCGACGAGACTGTAACCGCGTGTCATCCCCTCGCGTTCGTCGACGTCCACGTACAATTCCTCGGCGTCGGTGACGAGTTCGGGGTGGAGCATACAGGCGGCGGTGAGCAGGTCGGGCTGGGTCGCGACCGCTTCACCGGTTCGCTCGCGATTCATCTCGCGCGCTCGTTTCGAGATCTCGGCGAAGAAGTCGGCGTAGGGCGTGTCGCCGTCGTCGAGATGCGCGAGGGTGTCGGCGTCGAACGTGCCGTCGCGAACGCAGAGCCCCCAGTCGACGAGCGTGACGTCGCACTCGCGCAGGACGACCTTCGCCGCGTCTGGATCGACCCAGAAGTTGAACTCGGCGGCGGGCGTGTCGTTGCCGAACGTCCCGACCGCCCCGCCCATCACCCAGATCTCGTCGGCGAGCTCGTCGAGATCGGGTTCACGCCGGAGCGCGAGCGCGACGTTGGTGAGCGGGCCGATACAGACGAGCGTCACCTCGCCCGGCGACTCGCGGAGGGTCTCGACGATCGTATCGACGGCGTAGCCGTCGGCCGAAGGGATCTCCGTATCGGCGATGAGATCGCCACCAAGACCGGCCTCGCCGTGGACGTGGGTCGCGTGCTCGATCTCCTTGACGAGCGGCGTACGAGCGCCTTCGTAAACCGGGACGTCGTCGGTAGCATCCGCGAGTTCCAGGGTGTGTTTCGCGTTCTCGACTTCGTGTTCGAACGGGACGTTGCCAGCGACGATCGTCAGCGCTTCGAGGTCGATCGACTCGGCCAACGCTGCGAGCAGGACGGCCTGCGTGTCGTCGCCGGCAGTGTCAGTATCAAGCAGGACGCGTCGGGTCATGGACCGCAAATGGATGGGTGGCCCTTAACGGTTGACCCTACTCGAAGGCCGAGAACCCGGTGAGATCCTGGCCGAGGATCAGCGCGTGGATGTCGTGGGTGCCCTCGTAGGTGTAGACGGTCTCCATGTTGGCGAGATGGCGCATCGGCGAGTAGTCGGTGGTGATCCCGTTGCCGCCGAGCATCTCGCGGGCCACGCGGGCCTGGTCGCGCGCCATGCTGACGTTGTTGTACTTCGCCATCGAGACCTGCTGTGGCCTGAGGTCGCCACGTTCCTTGAGATCGGCCAGCCGATGGGAGAGCAGCTGTGCGGTCGTGATCTCGGTGGCCATCTCGGCGAGTTTTCCCTGCTGGAGCTGGAAGCTCGCGATCGGCTTGTCGAACTGCTCGCGGTCGGTCGCGTAGTCGCGGGCCGTCTCGAAACAATCCCGCGCCGCACCGACCGCGCCCCAGGTGATGCCGTATCTGGCCTGTGTGAGACACGAGAGGGGGCCTTTCATCCCCTCGACACCCGGTAGCACCGCCGATTCAGGTACTCGGACGTTCGACAGCCCGATCTCACCGGTGACAGAGGCGCGCATCGAGAGCTTCTCGTCGATCTCGTTCGTGCTCACGCCCTCTTTGTCCGTCTCGACCAGAAAGCCCCGCACGGGCGACCCCTCGGCCGACGTGTCGCGCGCCCAGACGACGGCGACGTCGGCGATCGGCGAGTTCGTGATCCAGGTCTTCGAGCCCGAGAGGACGTACTCGCCATCGTCCTTTTCCGCGCGGGTTTCCATCCCCGCGGGGTTCGAGCCGTGTTCGGGTTCGGTCAGCCCGAAACAGCCGACCGTCTCGCCGCTCGCGAGATCGGGCAGCCACCGTTCCTTCTGTTCCTCTGAGCCGAAGGCGTGGATGGGGTACATCACCAGCGCGCCCTGAACGCTTGCCATCGAGCGAATGCCCGAGTCGCCCGCTTCGAGTTCCTGCATCAGGAGTCCGTAGGCGGTCTCGGAGACTCCGGGGAGGCCGTATCCGTCCAGATTCGGCGCGTAGAACCCCAGTTCGCCCATCTCGGTGATGAGCTCCTCGGGGAAGGTGCCGTTCTCGAAGTGCGACCCGATATCGGGAGCGACCGTCTCGTCGACGAACTCCCGGCCCGTGTCGCGGATCATCCGCTCTTCCTGGTCGAGATCGGCTTCCAGCCCCACGTAGTCGAGCATGGGAGACCTACACGGCAGACCCTGATAAATTCCCCCGTATCCGACGCGCAACCGTTTTGCCCGCCTCCGTGCTCCGACGAAACGAATGGCGCTCTATCCGACCGAGCAGTGGCTGGCGGCGTACAAGGATCGGCTCGACGACAGCGAGGCGCTCGACGAGGCGGGTGCCGGCTGGGGCGTCGATTTCAACGGTGACATCTACTTCGTCATCACCGACATCCCTGTCTCGGAGACGACGCTCGGCGACCTCCCCGACGAAGCGATGGCGGGCCTCCCGGACGAGTTGCGCGACCAGCTCGCAGACATCCCGCTCGATGCGGCGAACGAGCTGATCGACGAGGAGGTCAGGGCCGAACTCCCGGAGAAGAGCCGCGATCTCCTGCGACAGCTCGACGAGCACATCGTCGACGGCACCGTCTACGCGTTCATCGGGCTGAAGGACGGCGGCTGCGAGAAGGTCGCGGTCGTCGAGGATCCCGCCGAGCGCGACGTCGGATTCAGGCTGCGCGGCACGCACGAAACCTGGTCGGCGCTCGTCGACGGCGATCGCGAGCCGATCCCGGCGACGATGAGCGGCGATCTGGAGGTCGAAGGCGACATGGGGAAAATCCTCCAGTACTCCGACGCGACGGCGCTGCTCGGTGAGATCGCGGCGGAGGTCGAGACGACCCATCTGTTCGAGCGCGCCGATCAGTAACGATCCGTTACGCGACGCGACTCTCGGGTCGGTCGACCCCGCGAACGTAGTCGGTGAAGTTCTCGAACAGCGACTTCGCCTCGCAGGCCGCCGCGTAGTTCGCCTCGGTGATGCCGTCGAGAACGCGCTCGATGCGTTCGTCGGGGAGTTCCTTGCCCAGCGTGACGGTCCGTGCGGTCTCCATGTCGTACTCGGGGTGGAACTGCACGCCGAAGGCGTTCCCGGCGCGGAAGCCGTGGACCCCGTAGTCGTTCTCGGCGGTCCGCTCTGCGCCGGGCGGGAGCTCGGTCACGGCATCGGAGTGGGTCGTGAAGGCCGTCACTGTGTCGTCGAACAGCAGCCCGTCGCCCTCGACCTCGCGATAGCCGATCTCGTACTCGCCCATGTCCTCGACCGTTCCGCCGAGCGCCTCGGCGAGCACCTGGTGGCCGAAACAGACGCCGAGAAGTGGCAGTTCGCGGTCGGTGGCCTCCTCGACCCACTCGACCAACGCGTCAATCCACGGCTCGTCCCAGTAGACCGACGCGCGCGAACCGGTGACGACCGCGGCGTCGAAGGCGAACGTTTCGGGGAGCTCCTCGCGGACGGCGAACTCGACGAGATCGGCGTCGAGTTCCCGGCGGAAGTTCCGGAGGGTGGAGGGCTCCTGTGAGGCGTTGAGAAGCGCGATCCGGGGCCGCTGCATTCTGTAAAAGCCATTGGGACTCTCGACTATTGTACGTTGTGATTCGATGGCTTCGACCGCTGCAACGGACCGAGAGCGGGCGACGCGGACGGGTCGCGATCGTTACAGGAGATCCCGGAACTCACCGTGAACCGTTCCGGTCGCGATGGCCCCCGAGACACCCCTCGCGTCCGAGAAGGGGTGTTGGCATGCACTCACCCCATCCAGGAGCGTCCGCACGTCCTCCTCGAGTCGGTCAGCGTATTCGAGCCGGAGCCGCCTCGCGTCCGGCTTCGAGATGCGCGTGCGACTGCCGATCTCCGCCGCGATCGGGCGGTAGTTCCGCGGATCGATCGACAGCCGTTCGAGATACGACCACACCGCCCGCGAGGCGAGCCCGTCCTCCATCGCCGCCGCGGTGAGCCGCGCGAGCTCCTCGAACGGCGGCACGCGGATACGGTGCGGGCCGACTCCCGGCTCCCCGATCTCGACCGTCTTCGTCCTAGTTTGGGCCACGAGCCGCGCGACATCGCCGGTCAGTGTGGCGATCTGCGAGGGCAGCGCCGTGTCGGGCGTCCGCCACTCGACGGTCGGGAAGTCCCGTCGCACCCGGATCGGCGACGCGATGACGTCGTCGGACCCGAAGTGGGTCGCGAACTCACGGGCCGTGACGCCGCGATCGAGCGCGATCGCACGGAACGACTCGTAGGCGGCGTCGAGATGCTCGTCCCACGCGCCGGCGTCGCTCGTGTACTCCCAGAGATCGCGAAACCGGACGAACTCCGGGCCACACAGCGTCCGATAGGCGTGCGGGCGCGAGGCCGACAGGCCGCCCTCGCCGACGTAGTACGGCGACGAGCTCACGAGCGCGAGCGCGGGATCGAGCGCCGTGAGGAGGTTCACCTGGCGCGCGACGTTGCCGGCATCGAAGTGGATATGCGTTCCAGCACACTGCGTCGCGGGCGTCAGTCCGTCGCCGTAGATCCGTTCGAGGAGTCGCCCGCGATCGCTCACGATCGGCGAGGTACCCTCGGCGAGCGGCGTTCCGAGTGGGACGAGGCGTAACCCCGCCGTGTCGGCCGCGGCGAGCACCGTCCGGAGCGTCGACTGCAGCGTCTCGCGGAGTTCGCGCTCGCTCGCGACCGGCGGCGTCTTGACCTCGATCATCGCGGCGACGAACTCGGGTTCGACGCACTCGTGTGCCGTGACCAGTTCGCGCCCGTCATGGAGCGCGCCCGTTTCGTCGACTACCCAGTATTCGCATTCTACGCCGACTTTCATGATAACTCACCCCCACCCCCGCACGGCAGGGCAGTACACTCCCCGACGATACGGACGCGTTTATAGTTGTCTATATTATGAAAATATTCTTATACGTTTGGGGGCTACTCGGAGAGCTGCGAGAGCCACTCCTCGGCACGGCTCTCGGGGATCTCGGCGGCGTCGGCCACCGTCCCGGCGTCGGCGGCCGCCAGATCGGCGGTCGTCTCGATCCCCGCCTCGCGCAGTCGGTCGGCGTAGGTCGCCCCGATGCCCGAGACGCTCTCGATGTCGTCGGCGCTCTCGGAGCCGCCGGTCGTTTCGTCGGTGTCGTCGTGGGTACTGGTCGGCTCCTGCGTGTCGACCGCCTCGTCGGCCGCGTCGCTCGCGTCCTGAATCTCGATTTCTTCGGCGTCGTCGAGCTGCGACCGCTCCTCGTACCACTCGCAGACCGCGGGCCAGACGTTCTCGTGGGAGCTCCCCGAG belongs to Halococcus qingdaonensis and includes:
- a CDS encoding acyl-CoA dehydrogenase family protein; the encoded protein is MLDYVGLEADLDQEERMIRDTGREFVDETVAPDIGSHFENGTFPEELITEMGELGFYAPNLDGYGLPGVSETAYGLLMQELEAGDSGIRSMASVQGALVMYPIHAFGSEEQKERWLPDLASGETVGCFGLTEPEHGSNPAGMETRAEKDDGEYVLSGSKTWITNSPIADVAVVWARDTSAEGSPVRGFLVETDKEGVSTNEIDEKLSMRASVTGEIGLSNVRVPESAVLPGVEGMKGPLSCLTQARYGITWGAVGAARDCFETARDYATDREQFDKPIASFQLQQGKLAEMATEITTAQLLSHRLADLKERGDLRPQQVSMAKYNNVSMARDQARVAREMLGGNGITTDYSPMRHLANMETVYTYEGTHDIHALILGQDLTGFSAFE
- a CDS encoding PRC-barrel domain-containing protein, translated to MDTNDIDPGTDVYDVNGEEVGTVADVENDTAYVDLDPGLTDEVKANLGFGDTDDDTYALRDEMVDTVDDDGVHLRGTH
- a CDS encoding nucleoside hydrolase — protein: MTRRVLLDTDTAGDDTQAVLLAALAESIDLEALTIVAGNVPFEHEVENAKHTLELADATDDVPVYEGARTPLVKEIEHATHVHGEAGLGGDLIADTEIPSADGYAVDTIVETLRESPGEVTLVCIGPLTNVALALRREPDLDELADEIWVMGGAVGTFGNDTPAAEFNFWVDPDAAKVVLRECDVTLVDWGLCVRDGTFDADTLAHLDDGDTPYADFFAEISKRAREMNRERTGEAVATQPDLLTAACMLHPELVTDAEELYVDVDEREGMTRGYSLVDVHGITDGEPRTRVVREIDADLFERIASDMLHHGDPERSL
- a CDS encoding PHP domain-containing protein; translation: MPVADLHVHTTNSDGRMALADVPDAARTADVGVVAITDHERLHPELETPIDDLDGTTAIHGIELRVETESGQVDLLGYGVTPTAELRTELDRLQNDRIERGRAIIDRVEERLDCDLALEPTEGIGRPHIARAIARSDADYDYEGAFAEVIGNDCPCFVARDLPTFERGAALLADACGVVSLAHPLRYGDPAAALALAASDHVDAVERYYDYDRPVDIAPVTRAIERHGLLETGGSDAHDDVLGRAGLDRDEYDAFRERLAASLPEDVPRP
- a CDS encoding type 1 glutamine amidotransferase; its protein translation is MQRPRIALLNASQEPSTLRNFRRELDADLVEFAVREELPETFAFDAAVVTGSRASVYWDEPWIDALVEWVEEATDRELPLLGVCFGHQVLAEALGGTVEDMGEYEIGYREVEGDGLLFDDTVTAFTTHSDAVTELPPGAERTAENDYGVHGFRAGNAFGVQFHPEYDMETARTVTLGKELPDERIERVLDGITEANYAAACEAKSLFENFTDYVRGVDRPESRVA
- a CDS encoding SCP2 sterol-binding domain-containing protein, with the protein product MALYPTEQWLAAYKDRLDDSEALDEAGAGWGVDFNGDIYFVITDIPVSETTLGDLPDEAMAGLPDELRDQLADIPLDAANELIDEEVRAELPEKSRDLLRQLDEHIVDGTVYAFIGLKDGGCEKVAVVEDPAERDVGFRLRGTHETWSALVDGDREPIPATMSGDLEVEGDMGKILQYSDATALLGEIAAEVETTHLFERADQ
- a CDS encoding cupin domain-containing protein, which translates into the protein MPINESDVDWNAIGPDDTGFRRKQLGAAAGGDDIGCSLYELPAGERAWPYHYHTRNEEALYVLSGTATLRLDDEEEDLRPGTYVALPTGAEHAHRVVNDGDEPVRYLVISTMDEPDVVGYPDADALGVYVGTPPGGDEDERVLSGFFHEDDDIDFWDEVADD
- a CDS encoding DCC1-like thiol-disulfide oxidoreductase family protein — its product is MPEQPRLVYDDDCGFCTWCADWAIRNGDFEPVGFSELTPDEQHRLPDEYEDCVHLIADETVYSCGKATEEVLLRMGKLPTEPFTFLNGFADYERLREDVYRFVADHRDQLGKVVSADAPIRR
- a CDS encoding glutamate-cysteine ligase family protein, which translates into the protein MKVGVECEYWVVDETGALHDGRELVTAHECVEPEFVAAMIEVKTPPVASERELRETLQSTLRTVLAAADTAGLRLVPLGTPLAEGTSPIVSDRGRLLERIYGDGLTPATQCAGTHIHFDAGNVARQVNLLTALDPALALVSSSPYYVGEGGLSASRPHAYRTLCGPEFVRFRDLWEYTSDAGAWDEHLDAAYESFRAIALDRGVTAREFATHFGSDDVIASPIRVRRDFPTVEWRTPDTALPSQIATLTGDVARLVAQTRTKTVEIGEPGVGPHRIRVPPFEELARLTAAAMEDGLASRAVWSYLERLSIDPRNYRPIAAEIGSRTRISKPDARRLRLEYADRLEEDVRTLLDGVSACQHPFSDARGVSGAIATGTVHGEFRDLL
- a CDS encoding DUF6757 family protein; the protein is MQCHYCDREADVAVEKDALKVGLCREHLRERLSELADDDALAGLQDELDIDRSDR